One window from the genome of Magnolia sinica isolate HGM2019 chromosome 4, MsV1, whole genome shotgun sequence encodes:
- the LOC131242831 gene encoding 4,5-DOPA dioxygenase extradiol-like yields YKLPFLPQLLLAKLSQDCKMDTFFLSHGSPTLSIDESLPARHFLKSWKDKVFPDIPKAILIISGHWETSDPTVNVVQRNGTIHDFYGFPKRMYELKYPAPGAPQLAKRVKELLTGAGFKRVKEDKTRGLDHGAWVPLMLMYPEADIPVCQLSIQSELDGTHHYNMGKALAPLREEGVLIVGSGSATHNLRAIGPNNGSVIPWALDFDTWLKESLLNGRHEEVNHYDEKAPYAKMAHPWPDHFYPLHVALGAAGERAKAELIHHNWESGSLSYASYRFSTAQ; encoded by the exons TATAAGTTGCCGTTCCTCCCGCAGCTTCTTCTTGCAAAACTCTCTCAAGATTGTAAGATGGATACGTTTTTCTTATCTCACGGATCGCCGACTCTCTCCATAGACGAGTCACTACCAGCGAGGCATTTCTTGAAATCGTGGAAGGATAAGGTTTTCCCGGACATACCTAAAGCGATTCTGATAATATCCGGGCACTGGGAAACGTCCGATCCAACCGTCAACGTTGTCCAACGCAACGGAACCATCCACGACTTCTATGGCTTCCCAAAGCGTATGTACGAG CTCAAATATCCAGCACCTGGTGCACCCCAACTGGCAAAGAGGGTGAAGGAATTGCTGACAGGAGCTGGCTTCAAGCGTGTAAAGGAAGACAAAACCCGTGGGCTGGACCATGGTGCATGGGTCCCACTCATGCTCATGTACCCGGAGGCTGACATCCCGGTGTGTCAGCTTTCTATTCAATCTGAGTTGGACGGGACACACCACTATAACATGGGGAAGGCATTGGCCCCACTCAGAGAGGAAGGCGTCCTTATAGTCGGGTCAGGGAGTGCTACACATAACTTGAGGGCCATTGGACCCAACAATGGCAGCGTCATTCCATGGGCCCTCGACTTTGATACATGGCTCAAAGAATCACTTCTAAATGGAAG ACATGAAGAGGTGAACCATTATGATGAGAAGGCACCTTACGCAAAGATGGCACACCCATGGCCAGATCATTTCTACCCTTTGCATGTAGCTCTTGGGGCCGCTGGTGAAAGAGCGAAAGCAGAACTCATCCATCATAACTGGGAATCTGGGTCACTTTCTTATGCTTCTTACCGGTTCTCAACCGCCCAATGA